From Melitaea cinxia chromosome 3, ilMelCinx1.1, whole genome shotgun sequence, one genomic window encodes:
- the LOC123669159 gene encoding homocysteine S-methyltransferase 1-like encodes MAPINEEGLKPPHIYVLDGGFSTQLSCHVGHVIDGDPLWSARFLHTHPNEVVNTHLDFLRAGADLIITNTYQASVDGFVEHLDVTPEQGYELILRAVDLAKQARTLYLEEYQDYMQSSHVPLVVGSVGPYGAHLHDGSEYDGSYADTTSVQTMREWHRPRMQALVDAGVDLLALETIPCQEEAEMLCDLLREFPTIKAWLAFSCKDNQSIAHGESFQKVAKKCWEANPDQLVAVGVNCCAPSFVSNLLKGINDDRPHAPIPLIVYPNSGEKYNPQIGWIDRDKCEPVEVFIQEWLDLGARYVGGCCRTYAADVSRIRNQVHCWRDRWRFKNRYEANTSPNVN; translated from the exons ATGGCACCGATAAACGAAGAGGGCTTAAAGCCACCCCATATATACGTTTTAGACGGCGGATTCTCCACGCAACTTTCTTGTCACGTAGGTCACGTCATTGACGGTGACCCTCTTTGGAGCGCCCGCTTCTTGCATACACACCCCAACGAGGTCGTGAATACTCATCTTGACTTCCTTAGAG CTGGAGCAGATTTAATTATAACGAATACGTATCAAGCGTCAGTAGATGGCTTCGTGGAGCACTTGGACGTAACACCCGAACAAGGCTACGAGCTCATTCTACGTGCCGTGGACCTCGCTAAGCAAGCGCGAACTTTATATCTAGAAGAATATCAGGACTACATGCAAAGTA gccATGTTCCATTGGTTGTGGGATCAGTCGGGCCGTACGGGGCTCATCTGCACGACGGATCGGAATACGATGGCAGTTATGCAGATACAACATCCGTTCAG ACTATGCGTGAATGGCACAGGCCTCGGATGCAAGCTCTGGTGGATGCGGGAGTAGATTTATTGGCTCTAGAGACGATACCATGTCAGGAAGAGGCGGAGATGCTGTGTGACTTGCTACGTGAATTTCCTACAATCAAAGCTTGGTTGGCCTTCAGTTGCAAG GATAACCAAAGTATAGCCCATGGTGAAAGCTTCCAAAAAGTGGCAAAAAAATGTTGGGAAGCAAATCCGGATCAGCTAGTTGCTGTGGGAGTGAACTGCTGCGCGCCGTCCTTTGTGTCGAATCTCCTAAAAGGGATCAACGACGATCGACCACATGCCCCTATTCCGCTAATCGTTTATCCGAATTCGGGTGAAAAATACAATCCTCAGATTGG atGGATTGATCGTGATAAATGTGAGCCCGTTGAGGTGTTTATTCAAGAGTGGTTAGATCTCGGAGCGCGGTACGTCGGAGGATGTTGTCGCACGTACGCCGCAGATGTATCACGCATCCGCAATCAGGTGCACTGCTGGCGGGACCGATGGCGTTTTAAGAACAGATACGAAGCGAACACATCCCCAAATGTCAATTGA